The following coding sequences lie in one Mesorhizobium sp. DCY119 genomic window:
- a CDS encoding B12-binding domain-containing protein, whose amino-acid sequence MSDDEIILSELSDDELVQQMHDDLYDGLKEEIEEGTNILLERGWAPYKVLTEALVEGMRIVGEDFRDGILFVPEVLLSANAMKAGMFILRPLLAATGAPKQGKMVIGTVKGDIHDIGKNLVGMMMEGAGFDVIDLGINNPVEKYLAAIEEHQPDIIGMSALLTTTMPYMKVVIDTMKEKGIRDDYVVLVGGAPLNEEFGKAVGADAYCRDAAVAVETAKDFMKRKHNVRASA is encoded by the coding sequence ATGTCCGACGACGAAATCATCCTGTCCGAGCTTTCCGACGACGAACTCGTCCAGCAGATGCATGACGACCTTTACGATGGCCTCAAGGAGGAAATCGAGGAAGGCACCAACATCCTGCTCGAACGCGGCTGGGCGCCCTACAAGGTTCTGACCGAAGCGCTGGTCGAAGGCATGCGCATCGTGGGCGAGGATTTCCGCGATGGCATCCTGTTCGTGCCCGAAGTGCTTTTGTCGGCAAATGCCATGAAGGCCGGCATGTTCATCCTGCGCCCGCTTCTGGCCGCCACCGGCGCGCCCAAGCAGGGCAAGATGGTGATCGGCACGGTCAAGGGCGACATTCACGACATCGGCAAGAACCTTGTCGGCATGATGATGGAAGGTGCCGGCTTTGACGTGATCGACCTCGGCATCAACAATCCGGTCGAGAAATATCTCGCCGCGATCGAGGAACACCAGCCCGACATCATCGGCATGTCGGCGCTGCTGACCACGACCATGCCCTATATGAAGGTCGTGATCGACACGATGAAGGAAAAGGGCATCCGCGACGACTATGTCGTGCTCGTCGGCGGGGCGCCGCTCAACGAGGAATTCGGCAAGGCCGTCGGCGCCGACGCCTATTGCCGCGACGCGGCGGTGGCGGTCGAAACCGCCAAGGATTTCATGAAGCGCAAGCACAACGTC
- a CDS encoding trimethylamine methyltransferase family protein, producing the protein MEDNLLSEQEASNARRGRGASGGAAARRAARSGGGPGVQQTYINRKIKVYEVLDEEGLALIEKNADTVLEEIGIEFRDDAEALALWKEAGADVKGERVHFPKGLPRSLLKTAPSMYTQHARNSARSVQIGGNATVFAPVYGPPFVRDLDGNRRYATIEDFRNFVKLAYMAPSIHHSGGTVCEPVDVPVNKRHLDMIYSHIKYSDKPFMGSVTAPERAEDTIAMAKIVFGDDFVDQNTVLTSLINANSPMVFDETMLGALKVYARNNQACIVTPFILAGAMSPVTVAGTLTQVLAEVLAGASFTQLIRPGAPVLFGTFASSISMQSGAPTFGTPEPSLVSYGAAQLARRLGLPFRTGGSLCASKVPDAQAAYESANTLNSTLLAGTNFVLHAAGWLEGGLASCYEKFMMDIDQLGMSQKFADGVDLSENGQAMDAIRQVGPGSHYLGCDHTQANFQTAFYRSSIADNNSYEQWLAEGQKTAPQRANDLARRWLETYEAPALDQGIDDGLIDFIAKKKESMPDAFT; encoded by the coding sequence ATGGAAGATAACCTCTTGTCCGAGCAGGAAGCCTCCAACGCACGGCGCGGACGTGGCGCCAGCGGCGGTGCGGCAGCGCGGCGCGCGGCGCGTTCGGGCGGCGGCCCCGGCGTGCAGCAGACCTATATCAACCGCAAGATCAAGGTCTACGAGGTCCTCGACGAGGAGGGTCTCGCCCTGATCGAGAAGAATGCCGACACCGTTCTGGAAGAAATCGGCATCGAGTTCCGCGACGACGCCGAGGCGCTGGCGCTGTGGAAGGAAGCCGGCGCGGACGTAAAAGGCGAGCGCGTGCACTTTCCCAAAGGCCTGCCGCGTTCGCTGCTCAAGACCGCGCCGTCCATGTACACGCAGCATGCGCGCAATTCGGCGCGTTCGGTGCAGATCGGCGGCAATGCCACGGTCTTCGCGCCAGTCTATGGCCCGCCCTTCGTGCGCGATCTCGACGGCAACCGCCGCTATGCGACGATCGAGGATTTCCGCAATTTCGTGAAGCTCGCCTATATGGCGCCGTCGATCCACCATTCAGGCGGCACGGTGTGCGAGCCGGTCGATGTGCCGGTCAACAAGCGCCATCTCGACATGATCTACAGCCACATCAAATATTCCGACAAGCCGTTCATGGGCTCGGTCACCGCGCCGGAGCGCGCCGAAGACACGATCGCGATGGCCAAGATCGTCTTCGGCGACGATTTCGTCGACCAGAACACGGTGCTGACCAGCCTGATCAACGCCAACTCGCCGATGGTCTTCGACGAAACCATGCTCGGCGCGCTGAAAGTCTATGCCCGCAACAACCAGGCCTGCATCGTCACGCCCTTCATTCTCGCCGGCGCAATGAGCCCGGTGACGGTGGCTGGCACGCTGACGCAGGTTCTGGCCGAGGTTCTGGCAGGTGCTTCCTTCACCCAGCTTATCCGCCCCGGCGCGCCGGTGCTGTTCGGCACCTTTGCCTCGTCCATCTCGATGCAGTCGGGCGCGCCGACCTTCGGCACGCCGGAGCCGTCGCTGGTGTCTTATGGCGCAGCACAGCTCGCCCGCCGTCTCGGCCTGCCTTTCCGCACCGGCGGTTCGCTCTGCGCCTCCAAGGTTCCCGATGCACAGGCAGCCTATGAAAGCGCCAACACGCTGAACTCGACGCTGCTTGCTGGCACCAATTTCGTGCTGCATGCGGCCGGCTGGCTCGAAGGCGGTCTCGCCTCCTGCTACGAGAAGTTCATGATGGACATCGATCAGCTCGGCATGAGCCAGAAGTTTGCCGACGGCGTCGATCTGTCGGAAAACGGCCAGGCGATGGATGCGATCCGCCAGGTTGGTCCGGGCAGCCATTATCTCGGCTGCGACCACACCCAGGCGAATTTCCAGACGGCTTTCTACCGTTCCTCGATTGCCGACAACAATTCCTACGAGCAGTGGCTGGCCGAGGGCCAGAAGACCGCACCGCAGCGCGCCAACGACCTCGCGCGGCGCTGGCTCGAAACCTACGAAGCACCGGCGCTCGACCAGGGCATCGACGACGGACTGATCGATTTCATCGCCAAGAAGAAGGAATCGATGCCCGACGCCTTCACTTGA
- a CDS encoding 4Fe-4S dicluster domain-containing protein, producing the protein MKAFQELAETLSTTLAAHGLVLRGGFNFSAGEESPTGPSNAPAKSVLLVGQTGSAPWPHFLRWWERQPRDLKDPLDSWSREVIGAVAYEFGARAVSPSDRPFLPFQQWAMRAEGLKPSPLGILMHPEYGLWHAYRGALLFDREISIQAPENPIHLCDACIGKPCLNSCPVGAYSADGFAYETCLSHVRGPKGAPCRDAGCIARNACPYGTEYRYAAEVQAFHMKAFAGL; encoded by the coding sequence GTGAAAGCCTTTCAGGAACTAGCGGAAACTCTCTCCACCACCCTCGCTGCCCACGGCCTCGTCCTGCGCGGCGGCTTCAACTTCAGCGCTGGCGAGGAATCGCCCACCGGCCCCTCCAACGCCCCCGCAAAATCCGTGCTTCTGGTCGGGCAGACAGGCTCCGCGCCTTGGCCGCATTTCCTGCGCTGGTGGGAAAGACAACCGCGTGACCTGAAAGACCCGCTCGACTCCTGGTCGCGCGAGGTCATCGGTGCGGTGGCGTACGAATTCGGCGCGCGTGCAGTCTCGCCGTCCGACCGGCCCTTCCTGCCGTTCCAGCAATGGGCGATGCGGGCCGAGGGACTAAAACCGTCGCCGCTCGGCATCCTCATGCATCCCGAATACGGCCTCTGGCACGCCTATCGCGGGGCGCTGCTGTTCGATCGTGAGATTTCGATTCAGGCGCCTGAGAATCCGATTCATCTTTGCGATGCATGTATCGGAAAACCTTGCCTGAACTCTTGTCCAGTCGGCGCATATTCCGCCGACGGATTTGCCTATGAGACCTGCCTGTCGCATGTGCGTGGGCCTAAAGGAGCACCTTGCCGCGACGCCGGCTGTATCGCCCGAAACGCCTGTCCCTATGGGACGGAATATCGCTATGCGGCTGAGGTGCAGGCCTTTCACATGAAGGCCTTTGCCGGGCTGTAG
- a CDS encoding dienelactone hydrolase family protein, giving the protein MTMREIEIKTEDGTAKAALVLPATASKAGVILYMDAFGPRAALYDMAERLAGEGYAVLVPDLFYRFGAYGPYDAKTAFSDEKLRAEIMGMVGGTTQEMTQRDTAAFLEALSENGATGPIGAVGYCMGGGRALNAAAAYPDRIVAAASFHGGRLASDAPDSPHNNAAKIKARVYVGTAGVDGSFPPEQSGRLAEALRIAGVDHIIENYVGSDHGWCIADHGVYNEKGAERHWSRLTTFFAETLC; this is encoded by the coding sequence ATGACTATGCGTGAGATCGAGATCAAGACCGAAGACGGCACCGCCAAGGCGGCTCTGGTTCTTCCGGCGACCGCCTCCAAGGCCGGCGTCATCCTCTATATGGACGCCTTCGGGCCGCGCGCTGCACTCTACGACATGGCCGAACGTCTGGCAGGCGAGGGCTATGCGGTTCTCGTACCCGATCTCTTCTACCGCTTCGGCGCTTACGGTCCTTATGATGCGAAGACAGCCTTCAGCGACGAGAAGCTGCGCGCCGAGATCATGGGCATGGTTGGCGGCACCACGCAGGAGATGACGCAGCGCGACACAGCGGCGTTTCTCGAAGCCCTGTCGGAGAATGGCGCGACCGGCCCGATCGGCGCGGTCGGCTATTGCATGGGCGGCGGTCGCGCGCTGAATGCCGCCGCAGCCTATCCCGATCGCATCGTAGCCGCAGCCAGTTTTCATGGCGGGCGGCTTGCCAGCGATGCGCCCGACAGCCCGCACAACAATGCAGCGAAGATCAAGGCGCGTGTCTATGTCGGCACCGCCGGCGTCGACGGCAGCTTTCCGCCGGAACAGTCCGGCCGGCTTGCCGAGGCGCTGCGCATAGCGGGTGTCGATCACATCATCGAAAACTATGTCGGCTCGGACCATGGCTGGTGCATTGCCGACCATGGCGTCTACAACGAAAAGGGCGCCGAACGTCATTGGTCGCGGCTGACGACGTTCTTTGCCGAAACACTGTGCTGA
- a CDS encoding FadR/GntR family transcriptional regulator, whose translation MQPATRTNLTESAAESVRLEIVNGRWAVGERIPNEATLTEMLSVSRGTVREAVRALVSQGFLETRQGSGTYVRSAVDTAGTLSRVKRAGLRDQWEARAALDVEAARLAAIRHTPADIELMRRLLAQRGTPADGGREAFARRDIAFHKAVVAASGNRAMVEIYDFFSAAIIETIQSTLAGDLPEPDARAHEAIVDGIASGDPDIAAATVRAFMAPVLLELDRLLSQ comes from the coding sequence ATGCAACCTGCCACCCGAACCAATCTCACCGAAAGTGCCGCCGAAAGCGTGCGGCTCGAAATCGTCAATGGCCGCTGGGCCGTGGGCGAGCGCATCCCCAACGAAGCAACGCTGACCGAGATGCTCTCCGTCAGCCGCGGCACGGTGCGTGAGGCGGTACGTGCGCTGGTTTCGCAAGGGTTTCTCGAAACCCGGCAGGGATCCGGCACCTATGTGCGCTCCGCCGTCGACACCGCCGGCACATTGAGCCGCGTCAAGCGCGCCGGCCTGCGTGACCAGTGGGAGGCGCGCGCGGCACTCGATGTCGAGGCGGCGCGGCTTGCCGCCATCCGCCACACGCCCGCCGATATCGAACTGATGCGCCGGCTGCTGGCGCAGCGCGGAACGCCTGCAGACGGCGGGCGCGAGGCTTTCGCCCGCCGCGACATCGCCTTCCACAAGGCCGTCGTTGCCGCTTCCGGCAACCGGGCGATGGTCGAAATCTACGATTTCTTCTCTGCGGCAATCATCGAGACAATCCAGTCGACGCTCGCCGGCGACCTACCCGAGCCCGATGCCAGGGCGCATGAGGCCATCGTCGATGGCATCGCTTCGGGCGATCCCGACATTGCCGCCGCCACCGTCCGTGCCTTCATGGCGCCCGTCCTTCTCGAACTCGATCGGCTGCTTTCGCAATGA
- a CDS encoding CynX/NimT family MFS transporter, with protein sequence MNQNFPRPQAQAELAAMDAADSQLIDAEEDSIPRPLPPQLHSRAAQIMLGLNLVLIAFNLRPLFSSLSVLLPEVIQETGLSTVGASILTTLPVLCLGLFAPFAPKLAQRFGAERVLLGALLLLAVGTALRGLESVPILFAGTFLAGAAIAVSNVLLPGLVKRDFSSHAAIMTGLYTMALCGGAAGAAGLTLPIEHIVGSWSGALAAWAVPALVVMLIFAPQALARKAQAAHSGFRVVGLWRDRLAWQVTFFMGLQSALAYCIFGWLAPMLRERGFDAATAGGIVSLSVMTQVVTCLAVPSLAVRFRDQRGVNVVLVAASVVALLGFLFAPTSTVLFWAVLQGIGQGGLIAAAMMVIVLRSPDSHVAAHLSGMAQGVGYVLAAVGPLLVGLIRSWTGSFHAAAFLFVALGLGAAIMGWGAGRALHVGARTVMVGEE encoded by the coding sequence ATGAACCAGAACTTTCCCCGGCCGCAGGCGCAGGCCGAGCTTGCCGCGATGGATGCCGCAGACAGCCAGCTCATCGACGCCGAAGAAGACAGCATTCCGCGTCCGCTGCCGCCGCAGCTTCACAGCCGCGCGGCACAGATAATGCTTGGCTTGAACCTCGTGCTGATCGCCTTCAATCTGCGCCCGCTGTTTTCCAGCCTGTCGGTCCTGCTGCCGGAAGTCATCCAGGAAACAGGCCTGTCGACGGTCGGCGCCAGCATCCTGACGACGCTGCCTGTCCTCTGCCTTGGCCTCTTCGCGCCCTTTGCGCCCAAGCTTGCCCAGCGTTTTGGCGCGGAGCGCGTTTTGCTCGGCGCGTTGCTGCTTCTTGCCGTCGGCACGGCTTTGCGCGGACTGGAATCTGTGCCGATCCTGTTTGCCGGCACTTTCCTAGCGGGTGCTGCAATTGCCGTCAGCAATGTGCTGCTGCCGGGGTTGGTGAAGCGCGATTTCTCCAGCCACGCCGCCATCATGACCGGGCTCTACACCATGGCGCTCTGCGGCGGTGCCGCCGGTGCCGCAGGGCTTACCTTGCCCATCGAGCACATCGTCGGCTCATGGTCGGGCGCGCTCGCCGCCTGGGCGGTTCCGGCGCTGGTCGTGATGCTGATCTTTGCGCCGCAGGCTCTGGCACGGAAGGCGCAGGCTGCTCATTCGGGCTTCCGCGTCGTCGGGCTCTGGCGCGACCGGCTCGCGTGGCAGGTCACGTTTTTCATGGGGCTTCAATCCGCACTTGCCTATTGCATCTTCGGCTGGCTCGCACCGATGCTGCGTGAACGCGGTTTCGATGCTGCGACTGCCGGCGGCATCGTTTCGCTTTCGGTGATGACGCAGGTCGTCACCTGTCTGGCGGTGCCGTCGCTGGCAGTCCGCTTCAGGGACCAGCGCGGCGTCAATGTGGTGTTGGTCGCGGCTTCGGTCGTCGCGCTGCTCGGCTTTCTGTTTGCGCCGACTTCCACGGTGCTGTTCTGGGCGGTTCTGCAAGGCATCGGGCAGGGCGGGCTGATCGCGGCTGCCATGATGGTCATCGTGCTGCGTTCACCCGATTCCCATGTCGCGGCGCATCTTTCGGGCATGGCACAAGGTGTCGGCTATGTGCTGGCAGCAGTTGGCCCTTTGCTCGTCGGCCTCATCCGCAGCTGGACCGGCAGTTTTCATGCCGCCGCATTTCTCTTCGTAGCGCTCGGTCTGGGCGCCGCAATCATGGGATGGGGCGCGGGCAGGGCGCTGCATGTCGGGGCGCGGACGGTGATGGTTGGGGAAGAGTGA
- a CDS encoding RNA polymerase sigma factor encodes MAMTLDEGEATDADLIGRARNGDRQAFGELVERHYDFVHRVAWRWCGRKSDAEDIAQEVCARLGRAIRDYRGGGAFTTWLYAMTLNAARDMVRKNARETAKTEAFGVHALISGEATSEPEDQAEALWAAVRQLPDKQREAVLLVYGEGLNHAAAADAMACAEATVSWHIHEAKKRLKLIMRSAGED; translated from the coding sequence ATGGCGATGACATTGGATGAGGGCGAGGCCACCGATGCCGATCTGATCGGGCGGGCGCGCAATGGAGACAGGCAGGCTTTCGGCGAACTCGTCGAGAGGCACTATGATTTTGTCCATCGCGTCGCCTGGCGCTGGTGCGGCCGAAAGTCGGACGCCGAAGACATCGCCCAGGAAGTCTGCGCCCGGCTTGGCCGGGCGATCCGCGATTATCGCGGCGGCGGGGCCTTCACCACATGGCTCTATGCCATGACCCTGAATGCAGCGCGCGACATGGTGCGCAAGAATGCTCGCGAGACGGCGAAGACCGAGGCTTTCGGTGTTCATGCGCTGATTTCGGGCGAAGCAACGAGCGAGCCGGAAGACCAGGCGGAAGCGCTTTGGGCGGCGGTGCGACAACTGCCGGACAAGCAGCGCGAGGCGGTTCTGCTGGTCTATGGTGAAGGCCTGAACCATGCGGCCGCCGCCGACGCCATGGCCTGCGCCGAGGCGACGGTCTCCTGGCATATCCATGAAGCGAAGAAACGGCTGAAGCTCATCATGCGCTCGGCCGGGGAAGATTGA
- a CDS encoding von Willebrand factor type A domain-containing protein, protein MVDDNELNRLRDSAVPKPSAEARARALNAAFEAFDEKKTSPATQGSQPSLRLTDRIHKLWSEMMQKKLYAAPALAGLVALPVAGYMTFQLVENSPFDFGTERKVSEPRERVEQPATVQQAPVEAEQDKDEALAKPATPQREPALSASEAQPQAAGGSAPPSPTVLSRSKAVVSNQNAADSTTLMAEPQAIMPTPADVYAPAEASNDRVQQFDTNPIHSAKENPVSTFSIDVDTASYSFVRRSLKEGVLPQPDTVRVEEMINYFPYDWAGPESAATPFNSTVTVMPTPWNENTKLMHIAIKGYDVKPAEQPKANLVFLIDVSGSMNEPDKLPLLQSAFRLLVNRLGPDDTVSIVTYAGEAGTVLEPTSGSDKVKILEAIDRLQPGGSTAGAAGIEEAYRLAQKSFIKDGINRVMLATDGDFNVGQSDDADLKRMVEEKRKSGIFLSVFGFGRGNLNDQMMQTIAQNGNGTAAYIDTLAEAEKVLVQDAGSTLFPIAKDVKIQVEFNPEKVSEYRLIGYETRALKREDFNNDRVDAGEIGSGHSVTAVYEITPKGSPAQAVDDLRYGEAKTDNATGVANADEYAFVKIRYKLPDGDVSKLITTPVTSANEVGSFDDASDDQRFSVAVAAFGQKLRDADQTANFGYDRIREIASAARGADPFGYHSEFLSLVRLAAALGSGGR, encoded by the coding sequence ATGGTCGACGACAACGAACTCAACAGGCTGCGCGACAGCGCCGTGCCCAAGCCGAGCGCGGAAGCCAGGGCGCGCGCGCTGAATGCCGCTTTTGAGGCCTTTGACGAGAAAAAAACATCACCTGCCACCCAAGGATCGCAGCCAAGCCTTCGTCTCACTGACCGGATACACAAACTCTGGAGTGAGATGATGCAGAAGAAACTCTATGCCGCACCCGCGCTTGCCGGGCTCGTTGCCCTGCCGGTCGCCGGCTATATGACGTTCCAACTTGTCGAAAACTCGCCGTTCGATTTCGGCACCGAGCGCAAGGTGAGCGAACCGCGTGAACGCGTCGAGCAGCCGGCGACGGTTCAGCAGGCTCCCGTCGAAGCCGAGCAGGACAAGGATGAGGCGCTTGCCAAGCCTGCCACTCCCCAGCGGGAGCCGGCGCTTTCGGCCAGCGAGGCCCAGCCACAAGCCGCCGGCGGCAGTGCGCCGCCCAGCCCGACGGTTTTATCGCGGTCGAAAGCAGTGGTATCCAATCAGAATGCCGCCGACAGCACTACGCTGATGGCAGAGCCGCAGGCGATCATGCCGACCCCGGCGGATGTCTACGCGCCAGCCGAAGCCTCCAATGACCGCGTCCAGCAGTTCGACACCAATCCGATCCATTCGGCCAAGGAAAACCCGGTCTCGACCTTCTCGATCGATGTCGACACGGCGTCCTACTCCTTCGTTCGGCGCTCGCTGAAGGAAGGCGTCCTGCCGCAGCCCGATACGGTTCGCGTCGAGGAGATGATCAACTACTTCCCCTACGACTGGGCTGGTCCGGAATCTGCTGCGACGCCGTTCAACTCCACGGTCACCGTCATGCCGACGCCGTGGAACGAGAACACCAAGCTCATGCATATCGCCATCAAGGGCTATGACGTGAAGCCGGCCGAGCAGCCTAAGGCAAATCTCGTCTTCCTGATCGACGTTTCCGGTTCGATGAACGAGCCTGACAAGCTGCCGCTGCTGCAATCGGCCTTCCGGCTGCTGGTCAACAGGCTCGGGCCTGATGATACCGTGTCGATCGTCACCTATGCCGGGGAGGCCGGCACGGTGCTGGAGCCGACCAGTGGCTCGGACAAGGTGAAAATACTCGAGGCTATCGACAGGCTGCAGCCCGGCGGCTCGACCGCGGGTGCGGCGGGCATCGAGGAAGCCTACCGGCTCGCCCAGAAGTCCTTCATCAAGGATGGCATCAACCGGGTCATGCTGGCGACCGACGGCGATTTCAATGTCGGCCAGAGCGACGACGCCGACCTGAAGCGGATGGTCGAGGAAAAGCGCAAGTCCGGCATCTTCCTGTCGGTGTTCGGCTTCGGCCGCGGCAACCTCAACGACCAGATGATGCAGACCATCGCCCAGAACGGTAACGGCACCGCCGCCTATATCGACACGCTGGCCGAAGCCGAGAAGGTGCTGGTGCAGGATGCCGGCTCGACGCTGTTTCCGATCGCCAAGGACGTGAAGATACAGGTCGAGTTCAATCCGGAAAAAGTCTCCGAGTACCGGCTGATCGGCTATGAGACCCGCGCGCTGAAGCGCGAGGACTTCAACAATGACCGTGTCGATGCCGGCGAGATCGGCTCCGGCCATTCGGTGACGGCGGTCTACGAGATCACGCCGAAGGGCAGCCCGGCGCAGGCGGTGGACGATCTGCGCTATGGCGAGGCGAAGACCGACAATGCAACTGGGGTTGCGAACGCAGACGAATACGCCTTCGTGAAAATCCGCTACAAGCTTCCCGACGGCGATGTGTCCAAGCTCATCACCACGCCGGTGACTTCGGCCAATGAAGTGGGCTCGTTCGACGATGCCAGCGACGACCAGCGGTTTTCCGTTGCGGTCGCGGCTTTCGGCCAGAAGCTGCGCGATGCCGACCAGACGGCGAATTTCGGCTACGACCGTATCAGGGAGATCGCCTCGGCGGCGCGCGGAGCGGACCCGTTCGGCTACCATTCTGAGTTCCTGTCGCTGGTACGCCTTGCCGCCGCGCTCGGCAGTGGAGGGCGCTAA
- a CDS encoding PadR family transcriptional regulator: MFNHPHNHEKRCGGWFMSGPDGGKGGGRFGRGGGGGGGRFGRHRGGPFGGRGPRMFDPGALRLFVLGLIAEEPRHGYDIIKALEAKFQGAYSPSPGAIYPMLQMLEEADLVVSETNGNKRLYSITEQGKAYLAEHAAELDKINAQLDEASAEVNGVALGDEVRALAQAIFGRLRGGELSAEQAEKALEILRKARLDLEGL; the protein is encoded by the coding sequence ATGTTCAATCATCCCCATAATCACGAGAAACGCTGCGGCGGCTGGTTCATGTCCGGCCCGGATGGCGGCAAGGGCGGCGGACGCTTCGGCCGTGGCGGCGGCGGCGGAGGTGGCCGGTTCGGCCGTCATCGCGGTGGCCCGTTCGGCGGGCGCGGTCCGCGCATGTTCGATCCCGGCGCGCTGCGTCTGTTCGTTCTCGGCCTGATCGCCGAGGAACCTCGCCATGGCTACGACATCATCAAGGCGCTGGAAGCGAAGTTCCAGGGCGCATACAGCCCGAGCCCCGGCGCGATCTATCCGATGCTGCAGATGCTGGAGGAGGCCGATCTGGTCGTCTCCGAAACCAACGGCAACAAGCGGCTCTATTCGATCACCGAGCAGGGCAAGGCTTATCTCGCCGAGCACGCCGCCGAACTCGACAAGATCAACGCCCAGCTTGATGAGGCTTCTGCCGAGGTCAACGGCGTGGCGCTTGGCGACGAGGTTCGTGCGCTGGCGCAGGCCATCTTCGGACGGTTGCGCGGCGGCGAGCTAAGCGCCGAGCAGGCCGAGAAGGCGCTGGAGATACTGCGCAAAGCGCGGCTGGACCTCGAAGGCCTGTAA
- the bmt gene encoding betaine--homocysteine S-methyltransferase has product MTNPIDALLAEKGVLLADGATGTNLFGMGLEAGEAPELWNETAPEKITALHQNFVDAGADIILTNSFGGTRHRLKLHHAQDRVHELNKRAAEIARAVADKAGRKVIVAGSVGPTGELLVPLGAMTYEEAVEAFAEQIKGLKDGGAEIAWIETMSAPDEAKAAAQAAIDAGMPYTYTVSFDTAGRSMMGLAPKDIHGVSEGLPQGPVGVGANCGVGASDILSSLLDMTEAKPDATVIVKGNCGIPEFRGTEIHYSGTPELMADYVRLAVDSGAKIIGGCCGTSFEHLAAMRKALDSHHKADRPTVETIVERIGPLRNKTADQSGGTGESADARRERRRSRA; this is encoded by the coding sequence ATGACCAACCCCATTGACGCATTGCTCGCAGAAAAAGGCGTGCTTCTGGCCGACGGCGCCACGGGCACGAACCTGTTTGGCATGGGACTGGAGGCCGGCGAAGCGCCGGAACTCTGGAACGAGACCGCGCCGGAAAAGATCACGGCGCTGCACCAGAACTTCGTCGATGCCGGCGCCGACATCATCCTCACCAATTCCTTCGGCGGCACCCGTCACCGGCTGAAGCTGCATCATGCGCAGGACCGAGTTCATGAGCTGAACAAGCGGGCCGCCGAAATTGCCCGCGCGGTTGCCGACAAGGCCGGCCGCAAGGTCATCGTTGCCGGTTCCGTCGGCCCGACCGGCGAGCTTCTCGTGCCGCTTGGCGCGATGACATACGAGGAAGCCGTCGAGGCTTTCGCCGAGCAGATCAAAGGCTTGAAGGACGGCGGCGCGGAAATCGCCTGGATCGAAACCATGTCCGCGCCTGACGAAGCCAAGGCGGCGGCGCAGGCGGCGATCGATGCCGGCATGCCCTACACCTACACGGTTTCCTTTGACACCGCTGGCCGCTCGATGATGGGCCTCGCGCCGAAGGATATTCACGGCGTTTCCGAAGGCTTGCCGCAGGGCCCGGTCGGGGTTGGCGCCAATTGCGGCGTCGGTGCTTCCGACATCCTGTCGTCGCTGCTCGACATGACCGAGGCCAAGCCGGATGCGACCGTGATCGTCAAAGGCAATTGCGGCATTCCGGAATTTCGCGGCACGGAGATCCATTATTCCGGCACGCCCGAACTGATGGCCGATTATGTCCGGCTTGCGGTCGACAGCGGCGCAAAGATCATCGGCGGCTGCTGCGGCACCTCATTCGAACATCTGGCTGCGATGCGCAAAGCGCTGGACAGCCACCACAAGGCAGATCGCCCGACGGTCGAGACGATCGTCGAGCGCATCGGCCCGCTGCGCAACAAGACGGCGGACCAGAGCGGCGGCACCGGTGAGAGCGCCGATGCCCGTCGCGAGCGCCGCCGCAGCCGCGCATAA
- a CDS encoding urea carboxylase-associated family protein: protein MQDHRHLVVPPQSGRSIRVSRGDLIRIIDPKGQQVADLWAFTTEGKLDWLSTSHTRDINEKLFPVAGQCFYSANGVPMLTLVEDGSPGPHDMLFPACNPALYERAGFADHPNCQDNMLNALAREGIDLPFCPDPVDFFQNSLPEPDGHLDVYASINPPGGYVTLRAELDLLIVVTACSVDYYPTNGGVCTEIEIEVTSRLP from the coding sequence ATGCAAGACCATCGCCATCTCGTTGTTCCGCCGCAGTCGGGGCGCTCCATCCGCGTCTCGCGTGGTGATCTCATTCGCATCATCGATCCCAAGGGACAGCAGGTGGCCGACCTGTGGGCGTTCACGACCGAAGGCAAGCTCGACTGGCTGAGCACGTCGCATACGCGCGACATCAACGAAAAGCTGTTCCCTGTCGCCGGACAGTGCTTCTACAGCGCCAATGGCGTGCCGATGCTGACCTTGGTCGAGGATGGCTCACCCGGCCCGCATGACATGCTGTTTCCGGCCTGCAATCCCGCGCTCTATGAGCGCGCGGGCTTCGCCGATCATCCAAATTGCCAGGACAACATGCTGAACGCGCTTGCGAGAGAAGGCATAGACCTGCCCTTCTGTCCCGACCCGGTCGATTTCTTTCAGAATTCGCTGCCGGAACCGGACGGCCATCTCGACGTCTACGCCTCGATCAACCCGCCGGGCGGCTATGTGACCTTGCGCGCCGAACTCGACCTTCTGATCGTGGTGACGGCCTGTTCGGTAGATTATTACCCGACGAATGGCGGCGTGTGCACGGAAATCGAGATCGAAGTCACCTCCCGGCTGCCGTGA